The Populus alba chromosome 4, ASM523922v2, whole genome shotgun sequence genome contains a region encoding:
- the LOC118038888 gene encoding monosaccharide-sensing protein 2: MSGAVLVAVAAAIGNLLQGWDNATIAGAVLYIKKEFHLESEPAIEGLIVAMSLVGATLITMCSGPVSDLLGRRPLLIISSVLYFVSGLIMLWSPNVYVLLLARLLDGFGIGLAVTLIPVYISETAPSEIRGLLNTLPQFTGSGGMFLSYCMVFGMSLMEAPSWRLMLGVLFIPSILYFLLTVFFLPESPRWLVSKGRMLEAKKVLQRLRGREDVAGELALLVEGLGVGADTSIEEYIIGPANDFTDDHDISADKDQIKLYGSEQGLSWVARPVSGQSTIGLASRRGSMANQNVPLMDPLVTLFGSVHEKLPEQGSMRSMLFPHFGSMFNVGENQPRNEDWDVESHAREGEDYASDGDAGDSDDNLQSPLISRQTTSMDKDLVPPGNGSMANTRHGTLIPGNDGEPGGSTGIGGGWQLAWKWSEREDQDGKEGGFKRIYLHQGGAPGSRRGSLVSLTGTDGHPDADYVQAAALVSQSALYPKELLNQHPVGPAMVHPSETVARGPSWRDLFEPGVKHALAVGVGLQILQQFAGINGVLYYTPQILQQAGVGVLLSNLGLSSASTSLLISALTTLLMLPCIAVAMRLMDISGRRTLLLTTIPVLIISLILLVLGSMVDLGSVVNASISTVSVVLYFCFFVMGFGPVPNILCAEIFPTRVRGLCIAICALTFWICDIIVTYTLPVMLKSVGLAGVFGLYAVVCIISFVFVYLKVPETKGMPLEVISEFFAVGAKQVAAAKEN, encoded by the exons ATGAGTGGAGCTGTGCTTGtagctgttgctgctgctatcGGCAACTTATTGCAAGGATGGGATAATGCAACCATCGCAG GGGCtgttttatacataaaaaaggAATTTCATTTGGAAAGTGAACCAGCTATAGAAGGACTAATCGTGGCTATGTCACTTGTTGGAGCCACTTTAATTACTATGTGCTCTGGACCCGTATCTGATTTGCTAGGCCGCCGTCCGTTGCTGATAATCTCATCTGTACTTTATTTCGTTAGTGGTCTTATAATGCTATGGTCTCCCAATGTTTATGTTCTACTTCTGGCAAGGCTCTTGGATGGATTTGGCATTGGTTTGGCAGTTACTCTAATTCCAGTTTATATATCTGAGACGGCACCATCTGAAATAAGGGGGTTGTTGAATACCCTTCCTCAGTTCACTGGATCTGGTGGAATGTTTCTCTCATATTGCATGGTGTTTGGAATGTCCTTGATGGAGGCTCCAAGTTGGAGATTGATGCTCGGAGTTCTTTTTATTCCCTCTATTCTCTATTTCCTATTGACTGTATTTTTCTTGCCTGAGTCTCCAAGGTGGCTTGTGAGCAAAGGGCGGATGCTTGAGGCCAAGAAGGTTTTGCAGAGGCTCCGTGGCAGGGAAGATGTCGCTG GTGAGCTGGCTTTACTGGTTGAGGGACTTGGAGTTGGGGCTGACACATCAATAGAGGAGTACATAATTGGCCCAGCCAATGATTTCACTGATGACCATGATATATCCGCTGACAAGGATCAGATCAAGTTATATGGATCTGAACAAGGTCTCAGTTGGGTTGCCAGACCTGTCAGTGGGCAGAGTACTATTGGTCTTGCATCTAGGCGTGGAAGCATGGCAAACCAGAATGTACCTCTCATGGATCCTCTTGTGACCCTCTTTGGTAGCGTCCACGAGAAGCTCCCTGAACAAGGAAGCATGAGAAGCATGCTTTTTCCGCACTTCGGCAGCATGTTCAATGTAGGAGAGAATCAACCAAGAAATGAAGATTGGGATGTGGAGAGCCACGCCAGAGAAGGTGAGGATTATGCATCTGATGGTGATGCCGGTGATTCTGATGACAATTTGCAGAGTCCATTGATCTCTCGCCAGACAACAAGCATGGATAAGGACTTGGTCCCACCAGGCAATGGAAGCATGGCAAACACGAGACACGGGACTCTGATTCCTGGAAATGATGGAGAGCCAGGTGGTAGCACAGGGATTGGTGGTGGTTGGCAGCTTGCATGGAAATGGTCCGAGAGAGAAGACCAAGATGGAAAGGAAGGAGGctttaaaagaatttatttgcATCAAGGGGGTGCCCCTGGTTCTCGGCGTGGATCTCTGGTTTCTCTGACTGGTACTGATGGCCATCCAGACGCTGATTACGTCCAGGCTGCTGCTTTGGTGAGCCAATCAGCTCTTTATCCCAAGGAGCTTTTGAATCAGCATCCAGTTGGACCAGCTATGGTCCACCCATCGGAAACTGTGGCTAGAGGACCAAGCTGGAGAGATCTTTTTGAACCAGGTGTCAAGCATGCCTTAGCTGTTGGGGTGGGACTTCAAATACTTCAGCAG TTTGCTGGCATAAACGGGGTTCTCTACTATACTCCTCAAATTCTTCAGCAGGCAGGAGTTGGAGTTCTTCTCTCAAACTTGGGCCTTAGTTCAGCTTCTACATCTCTGCTTATAAGCGCCCTTACAACCTTGTTGATGCTCCCCTGTATAGCTGTTGCCATGAGGCTCATGGACATCTCCGGGAGAAG GACTTTGCTGCTCACAACTATCCCTGTGTTGATCATATCACTCATTTTGTTAGTCCTTGGAAGCATGGTGGATTTGGGCAGTGTTGTAAATGCATCAATCTCAACTGTTAGTGTTGTGCTCTACTTCTGTTTCTTCGTCatgggttttgggccagttccTAACATACTATGTGCGGAGATCTTCCCTACTCGTGTTCGTGGCCTTTGCATAGCCATATGCGCCCTTACATTCTGGATTTGCGACATCATTGTGACGTATacactcccagtgatgctcAAATCTGTTGGCCTCGCTGGTGTTTTTGGCTTGTATGCAGTCGTCTGCATCATATCATTTGTGTTCGTCTACTTGAAAGTTCCAGAGACCAAGGGCATGCCTCTGGAAGTGATATCAGAGTTTTTCGCTGTTGGTGCAAAGCAGGTTGCAGCTGCCAAAGAAAACTGA